The following proteins are co-located in the Manihot esculenta cultivar AM560-2 chromosome 7, M.esculenta_v8, whole genome shotgun sequence genome:
- the LOC110618661 gene encoding probable GTP-binding protein OBGM, mitochondrial isoform X2 — MRDRFTLHAKGGDGGNGCSSFRRSRHDRCGRPDGGNGGRGGDVILECSPVIWDFSGLHHHVNAARGGNGASKSMIGTRGEDKVVQVPVGTVIHLLKGELPSTVQNCSKTDLDPWELPGTLHTDQSESHWQSVSKSTNMEKEAEPSDISCGSLTQAKGTSEEFASKQAIQREPVGVEHIHYDVAELTKLGQQIIVARGGEGGLGNVYSPDVSKKAKLSKPGVNRDIVFDRDMSSEDQSCLSSGLPGSEAVLLLELKSIADVGLVGMPNAGKSTLLGALSRAKPRVGHYAFTTLRPNLGKLKFDDFSITVADIPGLIKGAHENRGLGHAFLRHIERTKVLAYVLDLAAGLDGRKGFPPWEQLKDLVLELEHHQEGLSDRPSLVVANKIDEAGADEVYEELKRRVQDVPIYPVCAVLEEGVPELKAGLRMLMDSVKLQRLSLDKIDCS; from the exons ATGAGAGATAGGTTTACACTACATGCTAAGGGAGGTGATGGTGGCAATGGTTGCTCCAGTTTTCGCCGAAGTCGACATGATCGCTGTGGCAGACCTGATG GTGGAAATGGTGGAAGAGGTGGTGATGTGATTTTGGAGTGTTCTCCTGTAATCTGGGACTTTAGTGGTTTACACCATCATGTT AATGCAGCCAGAGGGGGGAATGGAGCTTCAAAGAGTATGATAGGAACTCGAGGAGAGGATAAG GTTGTGCAAGTACCTGTCGGCACTGTAATTCATCTTTTGAAGGGTGAACTTCCATCTACAGTCCAAAACTGTTCCAAAACAGACTTGGACCCGTGGGAACTTCCAGGCACTCTCCATACCGATCAATCAGAATCTCACTGGCAGTCTGTCTCTAAGAGCACAAACATGGAAAAAGAAGCTGAGCCATCAGATATTTCTTGTGGCTCATTAACACAAGCTAAAGGAACTTCAGAGGAATTTGCAAGCAAACAAGCCATTCAAAGAGAGCCAGTAGGTGTGGAACATATACACTATGATGTTGCAGAGTTAACAAAACTGGGTCAGCAAATAATTGTTGCTCGTGGAGGGGAGGGTGGTTTGGGTAATGTGTATTCTCCTGATGTTTCAAAGAAGGCCAAGTTAAGTAAGCCTGGAGTCAATAGGGATATAGTCTTCGATCGTGATATGTCCAGTGAGGATCAATCCTGCCTTAGCAGTGGGTTGCCTGGCTCAGAGGCTGTTCTTTTGCTGGAACTGAAAAGCATTGCTGATGTGGGCCTCGTTGGAATGCCAAATGCTGGTAAAAGTACTCTTTTAGGAGCTTTATCCAGAGCAAAACCTAGGGTGGGTCATTATGCCTTCACGACTCTTAGGCCCAATTTAGGAAAACTGAAGTTTGATGACTTCTCAATCACAGTGGCTGACATTCCAGGACTCATAAAAGGTGCTCACGAGAATCGTGGACTTGGACATGCTTTCCTACGGCACATAGAACGTACTAAGGTTTTAGCTTATGTGCTAGACTTGGCTGCTGGATTAGATGGCAGAAAGGGATTTCCACCGTGGGAACAATTGAAAGATTTAGTTTTGGAGCTTGAGCATCATCAAGAGGGCCTGTCTGATCGGCCCTCCTTAGTTGTGGCGAATAAAATTGATGAGGCAGGGGCTGATGAAGTATATGAAGAATTGAAAAGAAGAGTTCAAGATGTTCCTATATATCCAGTTTGTGCTGTCCTGGAGGAAGGGGTACCAGAACTAAAAGCTGGTCTTAGAATGCTTATGGATAGTGTGAAATTGCAGAGACTTAGTTTAGATAAAATCGACTGTTCATGA
- the LOC110618661 gene encoding probable GTP-binding protein OBGM, mitochondrial isoform X1, which translates to MWLRCVKSFCHIDDLRKSSKSPWIYLSLFSCSDATDTKAKCAPLQETRMRDRFTLHAKGGDGGNGCSSFRRSRHDRCGRPDGGNGGRGGDVILECSPVIWDFSGLHHHVNAARGGNGASKSMIGTRGEDKVVQVPVGTVIHLLKGELPSTVQNCSKTDLDPWELPGTLHTDQSESHWQSVSKSTNMEKEAEPSDISCGSLTQAKGTSEEFASKQAIQREPVGVEHIHYDVAELTKLGQQIIVARGGEGGLGNVYSPDVSKKAKLSKPGVNRDIVFDRDMSSEDQSCLSSGLPGSEAVLLLELKSIADVGLVGMPNAGKSTLLGALSRAKPRVGHYAFTTLRPNLGKLKFDDFSITVADIPGLIKGAHENRGLGHAFLRHIERTKVLAYVLDLAAGLDGRKGFPPWEQLKDLVLELEHHQEGLSDRPSLVVANKIDEAGADEVYEELKRRVQDVPIYPVCAVLEEGVPELKAGLRMLMDSVKLQRLSLDKIDCS; encoded by the exons ATGTGGTTACGCTGTGTAAAATCATTTTGCCACATAGATGATTTGAGAAAATcttctaaatctccatggatcTATTTGTCTTTATTCTCTTGTTCAGACGCTACTGACACAAAAGCAAAGTGTGCCCCTTTGCAG GAAACCAGAATGAGAGATAGGTTTACACTACATGCTAAGGGAGGTGATGGTGGCAATGGTTGCTCCAGTTTTCGCCGAAGTCGACATGATCGCTGTGGCAGACCTGATG GTGGAAATGGTGGAAGAGGTGGTGATGTGATTTTGGAGTGTTCTCCTGTAATCTGGGACTTTAGTGGTTTACACCATCATGTT AATGCAGCCAGAGGGGGGAATGGAGCTTCAAAGAGTATGATAGGAACTCGAGGAGAGGATAAG GTTGTGCAAGTACCTGTCGGCACTGTAATTCATCTTTTGAAGGGTGAACTTCCATCTACAGTCCAAAACTGTTCCAAAACAGACTTGGACCCGTGGGAACTTCCAGGCACTCTCCATACCGATCAATCAGAATCTCACTGGCAGTCTGTCTCTAAGAGCACAAACATGGAAAAAGAAGCTGAGCCATCAGATATTTCTTGTGGCTCATTAACACAAGCTAAAGGAACTTCAGAGGAATTTGCAAGCAAACAAGCCATTCAAAGAGAGCCAGTAGGTGTGGAACATATACACTATGATGTTGCAGAGTTAACAAAACTGGGTCAGCAAATAATTGTTGCTCGTGGAGGGGAGGGTGGTTTGGGTAATGTGTATTCTCCTGATGTTTCAAAGAAGGCCAAGTTAAGTAAGCCTGGAGTCAATAGGGATATAGTCTTCGATCGTGATATGTCCAGTGAGGATCAATCCTGCCTTAGCAGTGGGTTGCCTGGCTCAGAGGCTGTTCTTTTGCTGGAACTGAAAAGCATTGCTGATGTGGGCCTCGTTGGAATGCCAAATGCTGGTAAAAGTACTCTTTTAGGAGCTTTATCCAGAGCAAAACCTAGGGTGGGTCATTATGCCTTCACGACTCTTAGGCCCAATTTAGGAAAACTGAAGTTTGATGACTTCTCAATCACAGTGGCTGACATTCCAGGACTCATAAAAGGTGCTCACGAGAATCGTGGACTTGGACATGCTTTCCTACGGCACATAGAACGTACTAAGGTTTTAGCTTATGTGCTAGACTTGGCTGCTGGATTAGATGGCAGAAAGGGATTTCCACCGTGGGAACAATTGAAAGATTTAGTTTTGGAGCTTGAGCATCATCAAGAGGGCCTGTCTGATCGGCCCTCCTTAGTTGTGGCGAATAAAATTGATGAGGCAGGGGCTGATGAAGTATATGAAGAATTGAAAAGAAGAGTTCAAGATGTTCCTATATATCCAGTTTGTGCTGTCCTGGAGGAAGGGGTACCAGAACTAAAAGCTGGTCTTAGAATGCTTATGGATAGTGTGAAATTGCAGAGACTTAGTTTAGATAAAATCGACTGTTCATGA
- the LOC110624968 gene encoding pentatricopeptide repeat-containing protein At1g07590, mitochondrial, producing the protein MRALAVLGRRWFSQAIHRTLSISCPPLYQIPCNFDFLCTYTSNCSPEKKILEPGEEQEAPKSLSLRIEKLARGESVGLAFQSWMREGFPIHRGDIFHAINRLRKLKLNKRALEVMEWVIRERPYRPKELDYSYLLEFTTKLHGISHGEKLFTRIPPEFQNELLYNNLVIACLEKGVIRLSLDYMKKMRELGHPISHLVFNRLIILHSSHGRRKMIPKFLTLMKAYKTAPHVSTYNILMKIEANEHNIEGLVKVFDEMKISKVEPNEISFCILATAHAVARLYTVAEAYVEDVEKSRTGDNWSTLDVLIILYGYLGKGKELERTWAMVQELSHVRSKSYMLAIEAFGRIGQLSRAEELWLEMKSIKGSKSTEPFNSMLSVYCKYGLIKKATAVFREMEINGCKPNAITFRHLALGCLKAELVEEALKTLEMGMHLKTSNKVKNSTPWLETTLSIIEIFAEKGDIANAEKFFEEIAKAKYTRYTFVYNTLIKAYVKAKVYVPSLLRRMILGGAKPDAETYSLIKLTEQFQI; encoded by the exons ATGCGTGCGCTGGCCGTTCTGGGCCGACGCTGGTTCTCTCAAGCAATTCATCGAACACTTTCTATCAGTTGTCCGCCTCTCTACCAAATTCCTTGCAATTTCGATTTTCTCTGTACCTACACTAGCAATTGTTCGCCCGAGAAGAAGATATTAGAACCGGGAGAAGAACAAGAAGCACCCAAGAGCTTATCTTTGAGAATTGAGAAGCTTGCTAGAGGAGAATCGGTTGGTTTAGCCTTTCAAAGCTGGATGCGCGAAGGCTTTCCAATTCATCGAGGTGACATTTTTCACGCCATTAATCGCTTGAGGAAGCTCAAATTGAACAAACGCGCGCTTGAG GTGATGGAATGGGTGATCAGGGAGAGACCTTATAGGCCAAAAGAACTTGACTATTCTTACCTATTGGAGTTCACAACCAAACTTCATGGGATATCTCATGGGGAAAAGCTCTTCACTCGTATCCCTCCTGAGTTCCAGAATGAATTGCTGTATAATAACCTTGTAATCGCATGCTTGGAAAAGGGTGTCATAAGGCTCTCGCTTGACTACATGAAGAAAATGAGGGAATTGGGTCACCCCATATCACATTTGGTTTTCAACCGCCTTATAATCCTCCATTCTTCTCATGGTCGCAGGAAAATGATACCAAAGTTCCTTACTTTAATGAAGGCATATAAGACAGCTCCTCATGTCTCCACGTACAACATTCTAATGAAAATTGAAGCTAATGAACACAACATTGAAGGACTGGTGAAGGTATTTGATGAAATGAAGATATCAAAAGTGGAGCCAAATGAGATATCTTTCTGCATATTAGCTACTGCACATGCTGTTGCAAGATTGTATACAGTGGCTGAGGCGTACGTTGAAGATGTAGAAAAGTCTCGTACAGGAGATAACTGGTCAACACTAGATGTTTTGATCATATTGTATGGGTATTTGGGGAAGGGGAAGGAATTGGAGAGAACATGGGCCATGGTGCAAGAACTCTCACATGTTAGGTCTAAAAGTTACATGCTTGCAATTGAAGCATTTGGTAGAATTGGGCAGCTCAGTCGAGCGGAAGAGCTTTGGTTAGAGATGAAGTCGATAAAAGGGTCGAAATCAACAGAACCGTTCAATTCCATGTTATCTGTTTATTGCAAATATGGGCTGATAAAAAAGGCAACTGCAGTTTTCAGGGAAATGGAGATAAATGGATGCAAACCAAATGCCATAACTTTTCGACATCTTGCTTTGGGTTGCTTGAAGGCTGAACTAGTGGAAGAAGCCTTGAAGACTCTAGAAATGGGGATGCACTTGAAAACAAGCAACAAAGTGAAGAATTCAACCCCATGGTTGGAAACGACACTTTCAATTATTGAAATATTTGCGGAGAAGGGTGATATAGCTAATGCTGAGAAGTTCTTTGAAGAAATAGCGAAAGCAAAGTATACAAGGTATACTTTTGTGTACAATACATTAATAAAAGCTTATGTGAAGGCCAAAGTTTATGTTCCTAGCCTTTTGAGGAGGATGATTTTAGGGGGTGCTAAACCAGATGCTGAGACTTATAGCCTGATAAAACTTACTGAGCAGTTCCAAATTTGA
- the LOC110618662 gene encoding outer envelope pore protein 16, chloroplastic has translation MPSSRFAGSLSTPKVDVAIDMGNHFLNLTVDGFLKIGTVAATRVLAEDAYYVVKRGNISTRNFDQTLKKMCKEGALWGTVAGVYVGMEYGMERVRGTRDWKNAMFGGALTGALISAACNKNKDKVLTDALTGGAIATAATFLNYLT, from the exons ATGCCGAGTAGCAGATTTGCGGGTTCTTTATCAACCCCAAAAGTTGATGTGGCAATTGACATGGGCAATCACTTCCTCAATCTCACCGTTGATGGCTTCTTGAAGATTGGAACT GTTGCAGCTACTAGAGTTCTCGCAGAGGATGCATATTATGTGGTTAAAAGAG GGAACATTTCCACTCGCAATTTTGATCAAAcg CTCAAAAAGATGTGCAAAGAAGGTGCTTTATGGG GAACTGTTGCTGGGGTTTATGTTGGAATGGAATATGGAATGGAGAGGGTTCGTGGCACCCGAGACTGG AAGAATGCCATGTTTGGGGGTGCATTGACTGGAGCTCTGATATCTGCTGCTTGTAACAAGAACAAAGACAAGGTTTTGACAGATGCCCTTACGGGAGGTGCGATTGCAACTGCTGCAACATTCCTTAACTATCTCACCTGA